A genomic window from Ascaphus truei isolate aAscTru1 chromosome 1, aAscTru1.hap1, whole genome shotgun sequence includes:
- the DNAJC25 gene encoding dnaJ homolog subfamily C member 25 isoform X2, translating to MVALGRKEMEAPPPAGPSLRPGPSLRPGPFTSSRLLFLLSFFLLLLLPGPADCLTDGLYCGTLVCYDVLGVSRDAGKAEIARAYRQLAKKYHPDRYRTSKPPDGETQESAQETFLLVATAYETLKDEETRKDYDYMLDHPEEYYRHYYHYYSRRLAPKVDVRIVILVSVCAISIFQFYSWWSSYNEAINYLVTLPKYRIQATEIAKQQGLLNRAKEKGKNRRSKEEIKEEEEEIIKDIIKNKIDIKGGYQKPQIYDILLFQIVLFPYYVFKYISWFANWIYRFSIKGEEYGDEEKLYLIRKKMKLSQSQFDSLESHQKTTFLEQQLWIRENYEPLQILFHLNM from the exons ATGGTGGCCCTCGGGAGGAAGGAGATGGAGGCACCGCCGCCGGCCGGTCCCTCTCTCCGTCCCGGTCCCTCTCTCCGTCCCGGTCCCTTCACAAGCTCCCGGCTTCTATTCCTCCTCTCATTCTTCTTGCTACTGCTGCTGCCCGGGCCGGCGGACTGCCTGACAGACGGGCTGTACTGCGGCACCCTGGTGTGCTATGACGTGCTCGGGGTGAGCAGAGACGCTGGGAAGGCCGAGATAGCCCGAGCCTACCGACAGCTGGCCAAGAAGTATCACCCGGACCGCTACAGGACCAGCAAGCCGCCCGATGGGGAGACGCAGGAGTCGGCGCAGGAGACATTTCTACTGGTGGCCACGGCGTATGAGACATTAAAG GATGAAGAAACCCGTAAAGATTACGACTACATGTTGGATCATCCCGAGGAGTACTACAGACACTACTATCATTACTACAGCAGGAGGTTGGCACCAAAGGTGGATGTGAGAATAGTCATCCTGGTCTCTGTGTGCGCCATCTCTATTTTTCAG TTTTACAGTTGGTGGAGCAGCTACAACGAGGCCATTAACTACCTAGTCACTTTACCAAAATACCGAATCCAAGCTACTGAAATCGCAAAGCAGCAAGGCCTACTGAACCGAGCCAAAGAAAAGGGGAAGAACAGGCGGTCGAAAGAAGAAAtcaaggaggaggaagaggagataaTAAAGGACATTATCAAGAACAAAATAGATATTAAAGGGGGCTACCAGAAGCCGCAAATATACGATATCTTATTGTTTCAAATAGTCCTGTTCCCTTACTATGTGTTCAAGTACATCTCCTGGTTTGCCAACTGGATATATCGCTTCAGTATCAAAGGTGAAGAGTATGGGGATGAGGAGAAACTGTACCTCATACGGAAAAAAATGAAGTTGTCACAGTCTCAATTTGACAGCTTAGAGAGTCATCAGAAAACTACATTCCTTGAGCAGCAGCTATGGATAAGGGAAAACTATGAG